The genomic segment ACCCGATCTACGCCGAGGTGCTGCCGCGCGAACTCGCGTGGGTGGCGCAGGAGACGCTGGAGCTGTCGCCGCCGCGGTACGTGAGGGCGGACGGCAGCCTTGACGCGGAGTTGCTGATGGCGGAGTTCCAGGACTTCTTCCGCCGCCACTCCGAGCATTGGCGCAACCGCTTCGCCTACGAGGAGGCGTGGCCGCAGTTGCTGCTGCAGGCGTACCTGCAGCGCGTGGTGAACGGCGGCGGCCGCATCGAGCGGGAGTATGCACTGGGGAGCGGGCGGGTCGACCTGCTGATCGTGTGGCCGCTGGCCGACCGGGTGCAGGAGTTCGTGGTGGAGTGCAAGGTGGTGCGCGCGCACGACGGGCCCGAGCGCGTGGTGGACGAGGGCGTGGAGCAGACGGCGCGCTACGTGGAGCGCTGCGCGGCGGAGGCGGGGCACCTGGTCGTGATCGACCGGCGCGAAAACCGGAGCTGGGAGGAGAAGGTATTTCACCTCCGCCGCGACGGCGGTGCGGTCCCGGTCGACGTGTGGGGCATGTGAAGCGATCCGCCGAATCTCTGCCGATCACCTTGCCGGCTGTTCACTTGAGCGATATGCTTGACTCATATGAGCGTTGCAGCGACGGAAGTCGCCGAGGTTCTGGGGGGCCGGCGGGTGCTTGGGCGCAGCATCGAGCACGGACGCGATCTGGAGGAGTTGATTCGCGCGGGGGTCCCCAAGCCGGCACTGGAGCGGTTGGTCGACCTGCTCGTGACGCACGACGGCGGTGACGGCAAGGCTCGCAGGGCCGCGCTGCGGAACCGAATCGTGTCGCGGGCGACCTATCAGCGGGTAGAGCGCCTCAACCTGCAGGTGAGCGAGACCACGGAACGACTCGCGCGCCTCTACGCGCTCGCTGCAACCGCGTTTGCCGATGGCGGCGCAGCGGCGAGGTTCATGCTCACCCCCCATCCCGAGCTTGACGATCGAGCGCCCTTCGACGTCGCGCTGACCGAGGTTGGGGGGCGAGCAGTCGAGGAGGTGATCGAGCGGGGCCTGCATGGCCTCCCGGCTTGACAGCCCAAGATACGCATACCGGATCGTCAGCTCGCGGTATCCGCCGTTCGACGGAGCCGGCGCGTACCGCTGGGGCAGCCGCTGGGTCAGTCCGGGACGCCAGGTGGTGCACGCCGCGGAGTCCTATGCGCTCGCCGTCCTCGAGAACCTCGTACACTGGCAGAGTGGCACGCTCCCGCGCAACTTGGTATGCGTGCGGGTCGCAATTCCGGACGACGTTGCACAGGAACGGGCCGACGACGTCGATGCGGCGCTGCTGCGTGCCAACGACCACCGCGCGACGCGGCGCATCGGCGACGACTGGTACGATCGCGGAGACACCGCCGTACTCTGGGTTCCATCCGTCGTGTCTCCGTACGAATTCAATGTGTTGTGCAATCAACTGCACGTGGACTTCTCACGGATCGTCGTGGGTGAGCCAACCCCAGCTCGGGTCGATGCCCGCCTGCCGTACCGTAGATAGCGCCTACCCCAAGTCGCGGCCGTGTATTGGTGCGTCGGCAACGAATGCGAGCGCCTCCGCGAACGCCTGTGGCTGGTAGTTGGCCGCGGCATCTCTGAAGAAGTCTCGCGTTTGTTGCCGGATTACCTCGTTGTTCACCGACGCCACGATAGAGCTGTTCAGAGAGACGCCGTCCTCACCGGCGAGCTCCTTGAGTCGCTCATGTACGCGGTCGGGGAACCTTACCTGCATCGTCTTCATGCATCACTCCTGATTCGTCGAATGAACTCTCCGCGCCGCAGCGCTGCAATCCGGTACTCTAGCTCGGGATCCGTGAAGTCCCTGACATTGTGCGTGACGATCACTTCGGCGCCGAAGTTGGCCGCGCTTTCAAACACCATGTCATCGTTCGCGTCCTTGAGATTCGGGCGTAGCCGGTAGTAGATGGGGACTTCCTCGCCGAAATACCACCGGCGCGTTCGCCGACAGACTCTATTGCGACCTGGAGGCACTGGCGCCCATGCGGCCTGCCCCGCCGCGCAGGCGCGGGTCGAGCAGGTCGCGCACCGCGTCGCCGAACATGTTGAAGCTGTACACCACGACGGTCAGGAAAATGCCCGGCCACATGGCCAGCCACGGCGCCTGCTGCATGTAATTGCGCCCCTCGCGGCTCAGCAGGCCGCCCCAGCTCGGCACGTTCAGCGGCAGCCCGAAGCCCAGAAAGCTCAAGCTCGCCTCGGTGATGATGACCGCGCCGATGGTGATGCTGAAGATGATGATCGGCGCCAGCACGTTCGGCAGCACGTGGCGCAGCACCGTGCGCCGGGACCCCTCCACCGGTCTGTTGCCCCGTAGCAGCGACTGACCGAGGGTGCCCTCCAACAGAATCCCTCGCATCCACCGCACGTAAGCGATGTGCGCGGGGACATCGAGACCCATGATAGCGCGCAACCGATCCTTCTCCTCGGTGCTGATGGCGACATATGGGCCGGCGGCCGTTATCATGTCGACGATGTCGCCTGGAATCGCACGCACCGCAAAGAACACCAGCATGCTCAGGATGAGCAGCGTCGGGATGAACAGCAGCAGGCGCCGGATGAGGTCCTCGAGCGCATTGAGCTCGACCTCCACCCCGATCTCCTTCCAGTAACCGACCTCCAGCTCGTGGTAGCCGATGTCGGATCGACCGACGGGTCGGATCATCGAGGTCCGGAAGCGGACACCGTCCGCGCCGCGCGGGTATCCGGCCTCGTCGAGCAGTCGCTCGGCACCTTCAGGGTCGT from the Spirochaetaceae bacterium genome contains:
- a CDS encoding DUF2384 domain-containing protein; this translates as MSVAATEVAEVLGGRRVLGRSIEHGRDLEELIRAGVPKPALERLVDLLVTHDGGDGKARRAALRNRIVSRATYQRVERLNLQVSETTERLARLYALAATAFADGGAAARFMLTPHPELDDRAPFDVALTEVGGRAVEEVIERGLHGLPA
- a CDS encoding RES family NAD+ phosphorylase — its product is MASRLDSPRYAYRIVSSRYPPFDGAGAYRWGSRWVSPGRQVVHAAESYALAVLENLVHWQSGTLPRNLVCVRVAIPDDVAQERADDVDAALLRANDHRATRRIGDDWYDRGDTAVLWVPSVVSPYEFNVLCNQLHVDFSRIVVGEPTPARVDARLPYRR
- a CDS encoding Arc family DNA-binding protein, producing the protein MKTMQVRFPDRVHERLKELAGEDGVSLNSSIVASVNNEVIRQQTRDFFRDAAANYQPQAFAEALAFVADAPIHGRDLG
- a CDS encoding ABC transporter permease subunit, whose product is MATVTFASPAGEGDDTAMAAEKEYVTDPSTGKQVLKPEYGGTLTTVVHAPLDHGDAWLTHGAGVGVGAALDHLGIADWAADRSVSSFMLYYPLSILRGHLAESWENTINDNYFSGLGEWQPMGPIGPAWVGYHNAFDTWPEELKKFYSYDPEGAERLLDEAGYPRGADGVRFRTSMIRPVGRSDIGYHELEVGYWKEIGVEVELNALEDLIRRLLLFIPTLLILSMLVFFAVRAIPGDIVDMITAAGPYVAISTEEKDRLRAIMGLDVPAHIAYVRWMRGILLEGTLGQSLLRGNRPVEGSRRTVLRHVLPNVLAPIIIFSITIGAVIITEASLSFLGFGLPLNVPSWGGLLSREGRNYMQQAPWLAMWPGIFLTVVVYSFNMFGDAVRDLLDPRLRGGAGRMGASASRSQ